The Mycolicibacterium boenickei genome has a segment encoding these proteins:
- the folC gene encoding bifunctional tetrahydrofolate synthase/dihydrofolate synthase — protein MTDPVPTPDEIAALLQVEHLLDQRWPETKLDPSTARISALLELLGSPQRAYPSIHVAGTNGKTSVARIIDALLTALHRRTGRTTSPHLQSAVERISIDGKPITPAQYVDTYREIEPFVELVDRQSEAAGGPKMSKFEVLTAMAFAAFADVPIDVAVIEVGMGGRWDATNVVNAPVAVITPIGLDHTDYLGDTIAEIAGEKAGIITRQPDDLVPTDTVAVIGKQVPEAMEVLLAEAVRADAAVAREDSEFAVLSRQVAIGGQLLELQGLSGVYSDIFLPLHGEHQAHNAVLALAAVEAFFGAGADRQLDVEAIRAGFAAVRSPGRLERMRSAPTVFIDAAHNPAGATALAQTLQEEFDFRFLVGVVSVMADKDAGGVLNALEPVFDQIVITHNGSPRAMDVEALASLAEERFGQDRVITATTLADAIETATALVEEAGADEGLSGAGMVITGSVVTAGEARTLFGRDPQ, from the coding sequence GTGACTGATCCGGTTCCCACGCCGGACGAGATCGCGGCGCTGCTGCAGGTCGAGCACCTGCTCGATCAGCGGTGGCCCGAGACCAAGCTGGATCCCAGCACGGCACGGATCTCGGCCCTGCTGGAGTTGCTGGGTTCACCGCAGCGGGCCTACCCCTCGATCCATGTCGCGGGGACCAACGGGAAGACGTCGGTGGCGCGCATCATCGATGCGCTGCTGACCGCGCTGCACCGGCGCACGGGACGCACCACCAGCCCGCATCTGCAGTCTGCGGTGGAGCGCATCTCGATCGATGGAAAGCCCATCACCCCAGCGCAATACGTGGATACCTATCGCGAGATCGAACCGTTCGTCGAACTGGTGGACCGGCAGTCCGAGGCTGCCGGCGGCCCGAAGATGAGCAAGTTCGAGGTCCTCACGGCGATGGCCTTCGCGGCGTTCGCCGACGTGCCCATCGACGTCGCGGTCATCGAGGTCGGGATGGGCGGACGCTGGGACGCCACCAACGTCGTCAACGCCCCGGTCGCGGTGATCACCCCGATCGGCCTCGACCACACCGACTACCTCGGCGACACGATCGCCGAGATCGCGGGGGAGAAGGCCGGCATCATCACCCGCCAGCCCGACGATCTGGTGCCGACCGACACCGTGGCGGTCATCGGCAAGCAGGTTCCCGAGGCCATGGAGGTGCTGCTGGCCGAAGCGGTGCGCGCCGATGCCGCCGTGGCCCGCGAGGACTCCGAGTTCGCGGTGCTGAGCAGGCAGGTCGCGATCGGCGGGCAGCTGCTGGAGCTGCAGGGCCTCAGCGGGGTGTATTCGGACATCTTCCTGCCGCTGCACGGTGAGCATCAGGCCCACAACGCAGTGCTGGCCCTGGCGGCCGTCGAGGCGTTCTTCGGCGCGGGCGCCGACCGCCAGCTCGACGTCGAGGCGATCCGGGCCGGTTTCGCGGCGGTGCGCAGCCCGGGCCGCTTGGAGCGGATGCGAAGTGCACCAACGGTTTTCATTGATGCTGCGCACAATCCGGCGGGTGCCACGGCGCTGGCGCAGACGCTGCAGGAAGAGTTCGACTTCCGCTTCCTGGTCGGCGTGGTGTCGGTGATGGCGGACAAGGATGCCGGCGGCGTCCTGAACGCGTTGGAGCCGGTGTTCGATCAGATCGTGATCACCCACAACGGCTCACCGCGGGCGATGGATGTCGAGGCACTGGCGTCGCTGGCCGAAGAGCGTTTCGGGCAGGACCGGGTGATCACCGCCACGACATTGGCGGACGCCATCGAGACCGCCACCGCCCTGGTCGAAGAGGCCGGGGCCGACGAAGGCCTGTCCGGGGCCGGCATGGTGATCACCGGTTCGGTGGTGACCGCCGGTGAGGCCCGGACCCTGTTCGGACGGGACCCACAGTGA
- a CDS encoding DUF4233 domain-containing protein: protein MAGTLILEAIVVLLALPVVGVSGTGLTWTSGGFVVGLAIVLILMSGIQGRPWAIWANLGIQLVVIAGALVHGAIGFIGVIFAVVWLLIVYLRGEVKRRQARGLLPGQQPPSE, encoded by the coding sequence ATGGCGGGGACGCTGATCCTCGAGGCGATCGTCGTATTGCTGGCTCTGCCGGTGGTCGGTGTCAGCGGGACCGGGCTGACCTGGACGTCGGGCGGCTTCGTGGTCGGGCTGGCCATCGTGTTGATCCTGATGTCGGGGATCCAGGGCCGGCCCTGGGCCATCTGGGCCAACCTGGGCATCCAGCTGGTGGTGATCGCCGGTGCGCTCGTCCATGGGGCAATCGGCTTCATCGGCGTGATCTTCGCAGTGGTCTGGCTGCTGATCGTGTACCTGCGGGGTGAGGTCAAACGCCGGCAGGCGCGTGGCCTGCTGCCGGGGCAGCAACCGCCCAGCGAATAG
- the ndk gene encoding nucleoside-diphosphate kinase — protein sequence MTEQTLVLIKPDGVQRHLVGEILGRIERKGLTLAALELKNVSVELAKQHYAEHDGKPFFDSLLEFITSGPVVAAIVEGPRAIAAFRQIAGGTDPVEKAVPGTIRGDLALVTQDNLVHGSDSPESAAREIALWFPGEASAR from the coding sequence GTGACTGAGCAGACCCTTGTGTTGATCAAGCCCGACGGCGTGCAGCGCCACCTGGTCGGGGAGATCCTCGGCCGGATCGAGCGCAAGGGTCTGACCCTGGCGGCGCTCGAACTCAAGAACGTCAGCGTCGAGCTGGCCAAGCAGCACTACGCCGAGCACGACGGCAAGCCGTTCTTCGATTCGCTGCTGGAGTTCATCACCTCCGGACCCGTCGTCGCGGCCATCGTCGAGGGCCCGCGCGCCATCGCCGCGTTCCGTCAGATCGCCGGCGGCACCGATCCGGTGGAGAAGGCTGTGCCCGGCACCATCCGCGGTGACCTGGCGCTTGTGACCCAGGACAACCTCGTGCACGGCTCGGATTCTCCGGAGTCGGCGGCCCGCGAGATCGCCCTGTGGTTCCCTGGCGAAGCCTCCGCCCGATAA
- a CDS encoding Rne/Rng family ribonuclease, whose protein sequence is MAEDAQNDDLSTQTPQQEGLPERLRVHSLARVLGTTSRRVLDALAEFDGRQRSAHSTIDKVDAERVRDALAVESAEAPVVQAEPAQAELVQVEAVAVTVTEPAAAPAQAEPAAADAAEGDAEPAADERSQADVALVGDEPESRLILETANIPSAREAHTERADYLPLFVAPQPVSFVQVHVDEDDDDEDDDADTGSDADSESDDEQADRPAARRRRRGRRGRGRGRGEQADDNGPESDNDTTDDQSESDQDSEDDSDDSDEGNDEDTTGSDGTSRRRRRRRRRKSGSGDNDDAGSPDDPPNTVVHERAPRAERSGKSSDDSEIQGISGSTRLEAKRQRRRDGRDAGRRRPPILSEAEFLARREAVERTMIVRDKVRTEPPHEGARYTQIAVLEDGVVVEHFVTSAASASLVGNIYLGIVQNVLPSMEAAFVDIGRGRNGVLYAGEVNWEAAGLGGSNRKIEQALKPGDYVVVQVSKDPVGHKGARLTTQVSLAGRYLVYVPGASSTGISRKLPDTERQRLKEILKEVVPADAGVIIRTASEGVKEEDIRSDVERLQQRWTEIEAKAAEVTAKKAGAAVALYEEPDVLVKVIRDLFNEDFSGLIVSGDEAWDTINKYVNTVAPDLVGRLTKYEPAGGADAPDVFAVHRIDEQLAKAMDRKVWLPSGGTLVIDRTEAMTVVDVNTGKFTGAGGNLEQTVTRNNLEAAEEIVRQLRLRDIGGIVVIDFIDMVLESNRDLVLRRLTEALGRDRTRHQVSEVTSLGLVQLTRKRLGTGLVEAFSTTCTHCAGRGIVLHGDPVDTASSNAGRKTEPSGGGGGGRRSKRGKKGAARPEPDEVPVVKVPDHPAGEHPMFKAMAAANGRHHDDETLDEDATDETHEGESDEQLTAEQADLTGESPDGEFDAQDSDESDESDEDSDEDTDEDADEDSVEDEIDLDDEDLDDEDDDLDDIDDDSDEDDSDEDDFDDSEDSDDADESEEDVYQAPEPVVVEAPAGRGRTRRRAAARPAGPPSHE, encoded by the coding sequence GTGGCCGAAGATGCCCAGAATGACGACCTATCAACCCAGACTCCGCAACAGGAGGGACTGCCCGAGCGCCTGAGAGTCCACTCGCTGGCGCGGGTACTAGGCACCACCAGTCGGCGTGTGCTCGATGCCTTGGCGGAGTTCGACGGTCGTCAGCGCAGCGCGCATTCCACGATCGACAAGGTCGACGCCGAGCGCGTCCGTGACGCGCTGGCGGTCGAGTCGGCCGAGGCGCCCGTTGTGCAGGCCGAACCTGCGCAGGCGGAACTGGTCCAGGTTGAGGCCGTGGCGGTTACCGTGACCGAGCCCGCGGCAGCTCCGGCTCAAGCCGAACCCGCCGCCGCGGACGCTGCGGAGGGTGACGCCGAACCGGCTGCCGACGAGCGGTCACAGGCCGACGTCGCACTGGTCGGTGACGAGCCCGAATCCCGGTTGATCCTGGAGACCGCGAACATTCCGTCGGCCCGGGAGGCCCACACCGAGCGTGCCGACTACCTGCCGCTGTTCGTGGCGCCGCAGCCCGTCAGCTTCGTGCAGGTGCACGTCGACGAGGATGACGACGACGAAGACGACGACGCCGATACCGGCAGCGACGCCGACTCCGAGAGCGACGACGAGCAGGCGGATCGCCCCGCCGCGCGCCGGCGACGTCGTGGACGCCGCGGGCGTGGTCGAGGCCGCGGCGAGCAGGCCGACGACAACGGCCCGGAATCCGACAACGACACCACCGATGACCAGAGCGAATCCGACCAGGATTCCGAGGACGACTCCGACGATTCGGACGAGGGCAACGACGAGGACACCACCGGCAGCGACGGCACCAGCCGGCGTCGCCGTCGTCGCCGCAGGCGCAAGTCCGGCTCGGGCGACAACGACGACGCGGGCTCACCCGATGACCCGCCCAACACCGTCGTGCACGAGCGCGCCCCGCGCGCCGAGCGGTCGGGCAAGAGCAGCGACGATTCGGAGATCCAGGGGATCAGCGGATCGACCCGCCTGGAGGCCAAGCGCCAGCGCCGCCGCGACGGTCGCGACGCAGGCCGTCGTCGCCCGCCGATCCTGAGCGAGGCAGAGTTCCTGGCCCGTCGCGAGGCCGTCGAGCGCACCATGATCGTGCGTGACAAGGTGCGCACCGAGCCGCCGCACGAGGGGGCCCGCTACACCCAGATCGCCGTGCTGGAAGACGGCGTCGTCGTCGAGCACTTCGTCACTTCGGCGGCGTCGGCCTCCCTGGTCGGCAACATCTACCTCGGCATCGTGCAGAACGTGCTGCCCTCGATGGAGGCCGCCTTCGTCGACATCGGCCGCGGCCGCAACGGCGTGCTCTATGCCGGTGAGGTGAACTGGGAGGCCGCCGGGCTCGGCGGCTCGAACCGCAAGATCGAGCAGGCGCTCAAGCCGGGCGACTACGTGGTGGTGCAGGTCAGCAAGGACCCGGTGGGACACAAGGGTGCCCGCCTCACCACGCAGGTTTCGCTGGCCGGCCGCTACCTGGTCTACGTCCCGGGCGCATCGTCGACCGGGATCAGCCGCAAGCTGCCCGACACCGAACGTCAGCGGCTCAAGGAGATCCTCAAAGAGGTCGTGCCCGCCGACGCGGGCGTGATCATCCGTACCGCCTCAGAAGGCGTCAAGGAAGAGGACATCCGCTCCGACGTCGAGCGGCTGCAGCAGCGCTGGACCGAGATCGAGGCCAAGGCCGCCGAGGTCACCGCGAAGAAGGCCGGCGCCGCCGTCGCCCTCTACGAAGAGCCCGATGTTCTGGTCAAGGTGATCCGCGACCTGTTCAACGAGGACTTCTCGGGTCTGATCGTCTCCGGTGACGAGGCCTGGGACACGATCAACAAGTACGTGAACACCGTCGCCCCCGACCTGGTCGGCCGGCTGACGAAGTACGAACCGGCCGGTGGCGCCGATGCGCCCGACGTCTTCGCCGTGCACCGCATCGACGAGCAGCTGGCCAAGGCGATGGACCGCAAGGTGTGGCTGCCCTCGGGCGGAACCCTGGTCATCGACCGCACCGAGGCGATGACCGTCGTCGACGTCAACACCGGCAAGTTCACCGGTGCCGGCGGCAACCTCGAGCAGACCGTCACCCGCAACAACCTCGAAGCCGCCGAGGAGATCGTGCGGCAACTGCGGTTGCGCGACATCGGCGGCATCGTGGTGATCGACTTCATCGACATGGTGCTGGAATCCAACCGGGATCTGGTGCTGCGCAGGCTGACCGAGGCGCTGGGCCGTGACCGAACGCGTCATCAGGTGTCCGAGGTGACCTCGCTGGGCCTGGTGCAGCTGACCCGAAAGCGGCTCGGCACCGGTCTGGTCGAGGCGTTCTCGACCACCTGCACGCACTGTGCGGGCCGCGGCATCGTGCTGCACGGCGACCCGGTCGACACGGCGTCGTCCAACGCCGGCCGCAAGACCGAACCCAGTGGTGGGGGCGGCGGGGGGCGTCGCAGCAAGCGGGGCAAGAAGGGTGCCGCCCGCCCCGAGCCCGACGAGGTGCCGGTCGTCAAGGTGCCCGACCATCCAGCCGGTGAACATCCGATGTTCAAGGCGATGGCCGCGGCCAACGGTCGTCACCACGACGACGAGACGCTCGACGAGGACGCCACCGACGAGACGCACGAGGGCGAGAGCGACGAGCAGCTCACCGCCGAGCAGGCGGACCTGACCGGCGAATCCCCGGACGGTGAGTTCGACGCGCAGGATTCCGACGAATCCGACGAATCCGACGAGGATTCCGACGAGGACACGGATGAGGACGCCGATGAAGACTCGGTGGAGGACGAGATCGACCTCGACGACGAGGACCTCGACGACGAGGACGATGATCTGGACGACATCGACGACGACTCTGATGAGGATGACTCGGATGAGGACGACTTCGACGACTCCGAAGACTCCGACGACGCAGACGAGTCCGAAGAGGACGTCTACCAGGCGCCGGAGCCCGTGGTCGTCGAGGCGCCGGCCGGCCGCGGCCGCACTCGTCGACGTGCCGCAGCCAGGCCCGCGGGCCCGCCCAGCCACGAGTAG
- the rplU gene encoding 50S ribosomal protein L21, protein MATYAIVKTGGKQYKVAAGDVVKVEKLDAEPGASVSLPVALVVDGAKVTSKADDLAKVAVTGEVLEHTKGPKIRIHKFKNKTGYHKRQGHRQQLTVLKVTGIK, encoded by the coding sequence ATGGCGACATACGCAATCGTCAAGACCGGCGGCAAGCAGTACAAGGTTGCCGCAGGTGACGTGGTGAAGGTTGAGAAGCTCGACGCCGAGCCCGGCGCGTCGGTGTCACTGCCCGTGGCCCTCGTGGTCGACGGCGCCAAGGTCACCAGCAAGGCTGACGACCTGGCCAAGGTCGCCGTCACCGGCGAGGTGCTGGAGCACACCAAGGGTCCCAAGATCCGTATCCACAAGTTCAAGAACAAGACCGGCTACCACAAGCGCCAGGGGCACCGTCAGCAGCTGACCGTGCTCAAGGTCACCGGCATCAAGTGA
- the rpmA gene encoding 50S ribosomal protein L27 yields MAHKKGASSSRNGRESAAQRLGVKRFGGQVVKAGEILVRQRGTHFHPGVNVGRGGDDTLFALAPGSVEFGSKRGRKHVNIVPVPRPEA; encoded by the coding sequence ATGGCACACAAGAAGGGCGCTTCCAGCTCTCGTAACGGTCGCGAATCCGCAGCACAGCGGCTCGGCGTGAAGCGGTTCGGTGGTCAGGTCGTCAAGGCAGGCGAGATCTTGGTCCGCCAGCGCGGCACCCACTTCCACCCCGGCGTCAACGTCGGCCGTGGCGGCGACGACACCCTGTTCGCGCTGGCTCCCGGCTCGGTGGAGTTCGGTTCCAAGCGCGGCCGCAAGCACGTGAACATCGTTCCCGTGCCGCGCCCGGAGGCCTGA
- the obgE gene encoding GTPase ObgE, with amino-acid sequence MPRFVDRVVIHASAGNGGHGCASVHREKFKPLGGPDGGNGGRGGSIVLVVDPQVHTLLDFHFHPHVVAPSGKQGAGSNRDGAAGEDLIVRVPDGTVVLDEDGRMLADMVGAGTRFEAAQGGRGGLGNAALASRARKAPGFALLGEKGQTRDLTLELKTVADVGLIGFPSAGKSSLVSTISAAKPKIADYPFTTLVPNLGVVSAGDNTFTVADVPGLIPGASEGRGLGLEFLRHLERCAVLVHVVDCATMEPGRDPISDIEALEAELAAYTPTLQGDSTLGDLTSRPRAVVLNKIDVPDARELADFVREEVRSKFGWPVYEISTVSRDGLRPLIFALWEMVKAYRDAQPAVVPRRPVIRPIAVDESGFTVETDGYGGFIVRGTRPERWIAQTNFDNDEAVGYLGDRLARLGVEDALWKKGAKPGCAVTIGDMTFDWEPQTPAGVDMPLTGRGTDIRLEQTDRIGAAERKAARKERRQPGSEDE; translated from the coding sequence ATGCCACGGTTTGTCGACCGCGTCGTCATCCATGCGAGTGCAGGGAACGGCGGCCACGGCTGCGCGTCGGTGCACCGCGAGAAATTCAAGCCCCTCGGCGGTCCTGACGGCGGCAACGGTGGTCGCGGCGGCAGCATCGTGCTCGTCGTGGATCCGCAGGTGCACACCCTGTTGGACTTCCACTTTCATCCCCATGTCGTCGCACCCTCGGGCAAGCAGGGTGCGGGCAGTAACCGTGACGGCGCCGCCGGCGAAGATCTGATCGTGCGCGTGCCGGACGGCACGGTGGTGCTCGACGAGGACGGCCGGATGCTGGCCGACATGGTCGGTGCCGGTACCCGCTTCGAAGCCGCGCAAGGTGGACGCGGTGGTCTCGGCAACGCGGCGCTGGCCTCACGGGCCCGCAAGGCTCCCGGGTTCGCCCTGCTGGGGGAGAAGGGCCAGACCCGCGATCTCACCCTCGAACTCAAGACCGTCGCCGATGTCGGCCTGATCGGCTTCCCCTCGGCGGGCAAATCGTCTCTGGTGTCCACCATCTCGGCCGCCAAACCGAAGATCGCCGACTATCCGTTCACCACGCTGGTGCCAAACCTGGGCGTGGTTTCGGCCGGTGACAACACTTTCACCGTCGCCGACGTGCCCGGCCTGATCCCCGGTGCGTCCGAGGGGCGCGGCCTCGGCCTGGAATTCCTTCGGCACCTTGAGCGCTGCGCGGTACTGGTGCATGTCGTCGACTGCGCCACCATGGAACCCGGGCGTGATCCGATCTCCGACATCGAGGCGCTGGAGGCCGAACTCGCGGCCTACACCCCGACCCTGCAGGGCGATTCCACGCTCGGCGACCTGACGTCGCGGCCACGTGCGGTGGTGCTCAACAAGATCGACGTTCCCGATGCCCGGGAGTTGGCCGACTTCGTGCGTGAAGAGGTCCGGTCCAAGTTCGGCTGGCCCGTGTACGAGATCTCGACGGTCAGCCGTGACGGCTTGCGCCCGTTGATCTTTGCGCTGTGGGAGATGGTGAAGGCCTACCGCGATGCGCAGCCCGCGGTGGTGCCGAGGCGCCCGGTGATCCGGCCGATCGCCGTGGACGAGAGCGGCTTCACCGTCGAGACCGACGGATACGGCGGGTTCATCGTGCGCGGCACCCGTCCCGAGCGCTGGATCGCGCAAACCAACTTCGACAACGACGAGGCCGTCGGCTACCTCGGTGATCGGCTGGCACGGTTGGGCGTCGAGGACGCGTTGTGGAAGAAGGGGGCCAAGCCCGGTTGTGCCGTGACCATCGGCGACATGACCTTCGACTGGGAACCGCAGACCCCTGCCGGCGTGGACATGCCGCTGACCGGTCGCGGCACCGACATCCGGCTCGAGCAGACCGACCGGATCGGTGCGGCCGAACGCAAGGCTGCCCGGAAGGAGCGGCGCCAGCCGGGGAGCGAAGACGAGTGA
- the proB gene encoding glutamate 5-kinase, producing the protein MTSADSSPSVHREAIRTARSVVVKIGTTALTTPSGVFDAGRLAVLVEAIEGRMKAGSDLVIVSSGAIAAGIEPLGLSKRPTDLATKQAAASVGQVALVNAWSSAFAVFNRTVGQVLLTAHDIAMRVQHNNAQRTLDRLRALHAVAIVNENDTVATNEIRFGDNDRLSALVAQLVGADALILLSDIDGLYDSDPRKGNARFIPEVAAQRDLDGVVAGGGSHLGTGGMASKLSSALLAADAGVPVLLAAAADAGAALSDASVGTVFAPRPERMSARRFWVRHAAESHGALTLDDGAVRAVVKQRRSLLPAGITEVTGHFHGGDVVDLRGLDGQTVARGVVAYEASELAAIIGRSTPDLPAELRRPAVHADDLVAT; encoded by the coding sequence GTGACGAGCGCAGACTCGTCGCCCTCGGTACATCGCGAGGCGATCCGAACCGCACGCAGCGTCGTCGTCAAGATTGGCACCACTGCGCTCACCACGCCGTCCGGCGTCTTCGACGCGGGCCGGCTCGCGGTGCTGGTCGAGGCGATCGAAGGCCGGATGAAGGCCGGCTCCGATCTGGTGATCGTGTCCTCCGGTGCCATCGCTGCCGGTATCGAACCGCTCGGACTGTCCAAGCGCCCAACGGATCTGGCGACCAAGCAGGCGGCGGCCAGCGTCGGGCAGGTGGCGTTGGTCAATGCCTGGAGTTCGGCGTTCGCGGTCTTCAACCGTACGGTCGGGCAGGTGCTGCTGACCGCCCATGACATTGCGATGCGGGTGCAGCACAACAACGCTCAGCGCACGCTTGACCGGCTGCGCGCGCTGCACGCGGTGGCGATCGTCAACGAGAACGACACCGTGGCCACCAACGAGATCAGGTTCGGCGACAACGACCGGCTCTCGGCGCTGGTGGCCCAGCTGGTCGGCGCCGACGCGTTGATCCTGCTGTCCGACATCGACGGGCTGTACGACTCCGATCCGCGAAAAGGCAACGCGCGCTTCATTCCCGAGGTGGCCGCGCAACGTGATCTCGACGGCGTGGTGGCCGGTGGCGGCAGCCACCTTGGCACCGGCGGCATGGCCTCGAAGCTGTCCTCGGCCCTGCTGGCCGCCGATGCGGGGGTGCCGGTGCTGCTGGCGGCCGCGGCGGACGCGGGTGCGGCGCTGAGCGATGCCTCGGTCGGCACCGTGTTCGCGCCGCGGCCCGAGCGCATGTCGGCACGCCGGTTCTGGGTTCGGCACGCCGCGGAGTCGCACGGGGCATTGACCCTCGACGACGGCGCGGTGCGTGCCGTCGTCAAACAGCGGCGCTCGCTGCTACCCGCCGGGATCACCGAGGTCACCGGTCACTTCCACGGCGGTGACGTGGTGGATCTGCGGGGGCTTGACGGGCAGACCGTCGCGCGCGGTGTGGTGGCCTACGAGGCCTCGGAGCTGGCCGCGATCATCGGCCGCTCCACGCCGGATCTGCCGGCCGAGCTGCGCCGGCCCGCGGTGCACGCCGACGATCTGGTCGCCACCTAG
- a CDS encoding TetR/AcrR family transcriptional regulator, with protein MPSVTRKPQAKREERRERIERQLLDATDRLMADGTSFTELSVDKLATEAGISRASFYIYFEDKGHLLRRLASQVFGDLTQAAERWWSVSGRRDPADVHAAMSGIIASYRSHQPVLIALNEMSGYDPLVGQTYRELLAGIGDQLTRVIEDGQADGSIRPHLPAATTASTLTWMVERTCHQNLPSHPASYDAELADTLTQIIWGALYLEAPPE; from the coding sequence ATGCCATCGGTAACGCGGAAACCGCAGGCCAAACGGGAGGAACGGCGCGAGCGGATCGAACGCCAACTGCTCGACGCCACCGACCGGCTGATGGCCGACGGCACCAGCTTCACCGAGCTCAGCGTCGACAAACTGGCCACCGAGGCCGGCATCTCGCGGGCCAGCTTCTACATCTACTTCGAGGACAAGGGTCATCTGCTGCGCCGGCTGGCCAGCCAGGTGTTCGGCGACCTGACCCAGGCCGCCGAGCGGTGGTGGAGCGTCTCCGGCCGGCGTGACCCCGCCGACGTCCATGCCGCCATGTCGGGCATCATCGCCAGCTATCGCAGCCACCAACCGGTGTTGATCGCCCTCAACGAGATGTCGGGTTACGACCCACTGGTCGGGCAGACCTACCGGGAGCTGCTGGCCGGGATCGGCGATCAGCTCACCCGCGTGATCGAGGACGGTCAGGCCGACGGATCGATCCGGCCGCACCTGCCCGCCGCCACCACCGCGAGCACCCTGACCTGGATGGTGGAACGCACCTGCCACCAGAACCTGCCGTCACACCCGGCGTCCTACGACGCAGAACTGGCCGACACACTGACCCAAATCATCTGGGGTGCGCTGTATCTGGAGGCCCCACCCGAATGA
- a CDS encoding cytochrome P450, with product MSVSPITSAASWPSSARPYDPVDLSSRVFWATTAADREVAFAELRASRPVSWHPPVEDALMPDPDDRGFWAVTRHADIVAISRDSETFLSGKGVLFESVPEELLEASQSFLAMDAPRHTLIRKLVHAAFTPRQVARIETSIKDNARDIVAELKEVGSGVDFVDQCAKELPIRTLSDMVGIPESERQRVAHAADALVSWADPVYLAGRHPLEVLMQNQMYLHQVANALAAERRENPGNDLISALVHAEVDGDRLTDAEVAAFFVLLAVAGNDTTRQTTSHALRALTDHPDQRAWLMADFDDRIGGAVEEFVRWATPVMTFRRTAAVDVELGGQQIAAGEKVVMFYSSGNRDGEVFDRPEAFDLSRKPNPHLGFGGGGRHFCLGAHVARTQLRALFGELLHQLPGIEAGEPAYLAGNFVHAIRSMPCTF from the coding sequence ATGAGTGTGTCGCCCATCACATCCGCTGCTTCCTGGCCCTCTTCCGCCCGCCCCTACGACCCGGTCGACCTGTCGTCACGGGTGTTTTGGGCCACCACGGCCGCTGATCGCGAAGTCGCCTTCGCCGAGCTGCGCGCCTCCCGCCCGGTCAGCTGGCATCCACCGGTCGAGGACGCGCTCATGCCCGATCCCGACGATCGCGGATTCTGGGCCGTGACCCGGCACGCCGACATCGTGGCGATCAGCCGCGACAGCGAGACATTCCTTTCGGGCAAAGGGGTCCTGTTCGAGTCCGTTCCCGAAGAGCTGCTGGAGGCCTCGCAGTCCTTCCTGGCGATGGATGCGCCCCGGCACACCCTGATCCGCAAGCTGGTCCACGCCGCGTTCACGCCCCGCCAGGTGGCCCGCATCGAAACCTCGATCAAGGACAACGCCCGCGACATCGTGGCCGAGCTCAAGGAGGTCGGCAGCGGGGTCGACTTCGTCGATCAGTGCGCCAAGGAACTACCGATTCGCACGTTGTCGGACATGGTCGGGATCCCCGAGTCCGAGCGTCAGCGGGTGGCGCATGCCGCCGACGCGCTGGTGTCGTGGGCCGACCCGGTCTACCTGGCCGGGCGGCACCCGCTCGAGGTGCTGATGCAGAACCAGATGTACCTGCATCAGGTCGCGAATGCGCTTGCCGCGGAACGCCGGGAGAACCCGGGCAACGATCTGATCAGCGCGCTGGTCCACGCCGAGGTCGACGGCGACCGGCTCACCGACGCCGAGGTCGCGGCGTTCTTCGTCCTGCTGGCGGTGGCGGGCAACGACACCACCCGCCAGACCACCAGTCACGCGCTCAGGGCCCTGACCGACCACCCCGACCAACGCGCTTGGCTCATGGCCGATTTCGACGACCGCATCGGCGGCGCGGTCGAGGAGTTCGTCCGGTGGGCGACTCCGGTGATGACGTTCCGCCGCACCGCGGCCGTCGACGTCGAACTCGGCGGGCAGCAGATCGCGGCGGGGGAGAAGGTGGTGATGTTCTATTCCTCGGGCAACCGGGACGGCGAGGTGTTCGACCGGCCCGAGGCGTTCGACCTGAGCCGAAAGCCCAACCCACACCTGGGATTCGGAGGCGGTGGGCGCCACTTCTGCCTCGGTGCGCACGTCGCTCGGACGCAGTTGCGGGCGCTCTTCGGTGAGCTGTTGCATCAGCTGCCCGGCATCGAAGCGGGCGAACCGGCCTACCTGGCGGGCAACTTCGTGCACGCTATCCGGTCGATGCCGTGCACGTTCTGA